The Triplophysa rosa linkage group LG3, Trosa_1v2, whole genome shotgun sequence genome has a segment encoding these proteins:
- the chst6 gene encoding carbohydrate sulfotransferase 6 isoform X2 → MARSANRNGEDGDSGDSERGEMRELSLVEVLKCYEQPINEEQAWAVCYQCCRELKPPRPNTVVQFLIPDLSAIILHRDGTITAHLKRTDDSDANPVSVSENKLVQSIGVAIYHALDWGLDDSEERELSPQLENLIEFMVGNKDSSEAKHCASNSAKDEGYSGHEEEDEEEEEGMVHGIHTVHQVMMLCASRLANSVLAPEHYQAVCRALFLETLELQTFLSKIQDAKEVSGASHPWGIKHPHFSRSVSVFAAAASSPLPLKHDTGFECDRLMIGSC, encoded by the exons ATGGCCAGATCAGCCAACAGAAACGGTGAGGACGGAGACTCCGGGGACTCAGAAAGAGGGGAGATGAGGGAGCTGTCTCTGGTGGAGGTGCTGAAGTGTTATGAGCAGCCCATTAATGAGGAGCAGGCATGGGCTGTGTGTTACCAGTGCTGCAGGGAGTTGAAGCCGCCGCGCCCGAACACTGTTGTTCAGTTCCTGATCCCAGACCTGTCCGCAATAATCCTGCACCGAGACGGCACTATTACCGCACATCTAAAGCGCACTG ATGACAGTGATGCTAACCCTGTGTCTGTGTCTGAGAATAAG CTGGTTCAGTCCATCGGTGTGGCCATCTATCATGCTCTGGACTGGGGACTGGATGACAGTGAAGAGCGGGAATTAAGTCCACAGCTTGAGAATCTGATTGAGTTTATGGTTGGCAATAAAGACAGCAGCGAGGCCAAACATTGTGCCAGTAATTCAGCTAAAGACGAAGGCTACAGTGGCcatgaggaggaggatgaagaggaggaagagggcATGGTGCATGGCATTCATACTGTCCACCAGGTGATGATGCTTTGTGCCAGCAGACTGGCGAATTCAGTGTTAGCACCAGAGCATTACCAGGCAGTGTGTCGCGCACTATTCCTGGAGACTCTTGAACTACAGACCTTCCTAAGCAAAATACAAGATGCCAAAGAG gtgtcaggggcgtcgcacccgtgggggataaaacacccacacttttcccgctctgtgtctgtgtttgctgcggctgcctcctctcccctccctctcaaacatgacaccggctttgagtgtgaccggctgatgattggctcgtgctga